A window of Mobiluncus massiliensis genomic DNA:
TTCGTCTGAATCCGGGCGGGAATCCCCGTGGAAACCAAACCGAGATACGTCCGTAGGATTGAGGAACCGCTGCAACGCCCACACTCGCGGCGTGTTGTAGGTGTGATCCGAGTCCGATCGCGACCCGAAAGCCAGGCGAGGATTGAACCGCTGGACCGGCTGGCCGTCGGTTTGCGCGGTATCCAGGTGGTTGTCCACCACGAAATCCCGCAAATCCGGCGAGCACAGGTAATCGCGTCCCTCCCCGAGGGCATCGTCAAAATCGAAGTCGTCCAGGCTGAACTGGTTAGCGATGACGGCATAGCATTCCTCCGGCAGGCGACGCGCCAACCAGTGATGTCCCCCTACCGTCTCGAGCCACCACACGTCGTCGTTATCGGCAAAACCAATGCCGTTCATCTCGTAAGTGCCGTACTGCTGCAGCAACTCCCCCAAACGCAGCACGCCTTCACGAGCCGTCTTGATGTAGGGCAGCACCAACACCACCATGTCTTCTTCACCGATACCGCCGGGCTGCTCCGGCACGAAACCGTCCTGGCCCTCCTCACCTTGGGCTTCGCGCAGCTCAACCAGCGGGTCGGCGCCCAGCACGCGCTCGTTCGAGGTCAGCGTCTCGGTGGCGGTCATCGAAACGCGAGCCGAGTTGATTCCCGCGCCTGCCCACAGGCCTTTGTGCGTGTCAGCATCGGGGAAACGGGTGTAGCGCAAACCGGTTTCCGGCAGGGGGATTTCGACGTGGGACAGGACCGAACGGTAGGTTTTTGGCAGGTCCTCAGGCGCGATGACCTCAAATCGTTTCGCTTCAAAAGACCCGTGTCCCGAGTCGTCGGTTCGGGCCATAATCGTCGACCCGTCCGCCGAAGCCTTTTTCCCAACCAAAATCGTCGTGCAACCCATGTGTTTTCGCCTTTCTAATACTTGCTGGTGACTGTACCCAGTCT
This region includes:
- a CDS encoding C69 family dipeptidase translates to MGCTTILVGKKASADGSTIMARTDDSGHGSFEAKRFEVIAPEDLPKTYRSVLSHVEIPLPETGLRYTRFPDADTHKGLWAGAGINSARVSMTATETLTSNERVLGADPLVELREAQGEEGQDGFVPEQPGGIGEEDMVVLVLPYIKTAREGVLRLGELLQQYGTYEMNGIGFADNDDVWWLETVGGHHWLARRLPEECYAVIANQFSLDDFDFDDALGEGRDYLCSPDLRDFVVDNHLDTAQTDGQPVQRFNPRLAFGSRSDSDHTYNTPRVWALQRFLNPTDVSRFGFHGDSRPDSDELDWCLIPERLITMEDVKYTQSYHYQGTPFNPYARAEQALIGGADQRGMYRPIGINRTNFVAALQIRPEKPATTTGLNWIAYGAMPFNALVPFYANVRHTPEYLEATTQRVTTEHHYWANRIIAALVDAHYHQTIPHVERYQQKVVAAALQIVARTDRAVAELGEGAANNMEDSRVYELLEAANAEIADLLKRETDDLLDKVLFDASLNMHNSFSRDDA